One genomic region from Thermococcus sp. encodes:
- a CDS encoding 50S ribosomal protein L1 encodes MAFDRQKIVEAVKEAKARAKPRHFTQTVEMAVNLKEIDLKKPENRFKLEVVLPHGRGKEPKIAVIADGAVAEAAKKLGLDVVSGEHLEELAKNPREARKLAKKYDMFIAAAPLMPKIGRYLGRYLGPRNKMPQVVPPTMTNLDPIIARLKRTVKLQLKNNPVVHAPIGTEGMDDEKLTENAEAVLNAIIGKLERGENQVKSVYVKTTMGPAVKVER; translated from the coding sequence ATGGCCTTTGACAGGCAGAAAATCGTGGAAGCAGTGAAGGAGGCGAAGGCCCGAGCCAAGCCGCGGCACTTCACACAGACCGTCGAGATGGCAGTCAACCTCAAGGAGATAGACCTGAAGAAGCCTGAGAACAGGTTCAAGCTTGAGGTTGTGCTGCCCCACGGTCGTGGGAAGGAGCCTAAGATTGCGGTCATCGCTGATGGTGCCGTTGCCGAGGCGGCTAAAAAGCTCGGGCTTGATGTGGTTAGTGGAGAACATCTTGAAGAGCTGGCGAAAAACCCAAGGGAAGCCAGGAAACTCGCCAAGAAGTACGACATGTTTATTGCCGCGGCTCCGTTGATGCCGAAGATCGGTAGGTACCTCGGTAGGTACCTCGGTCCGAGGAACAAGATGCCACAGGTTGTTCCACCAACAATGACAAACCTCGATCCGATCATCGCCAGGCTCAAGAGAACGGTTAAGCTGCAGCTCAAGAACAACCCGGTTGTTCACGCGCCGATAGGAACCGAGGGCATGGACGATGAGAAGCTGACTGAGAACGCTGAGGCGGTTCTCAACGCGATCATTGGAAAGCTTGAGCGCGGTGAGAACCAAGTGAAGTCAGTGTACGTCAAGACCACCATGGGACCGGCCGTTAAGGTTGAGAGGTGA
- a CDS encoding 50S ribosomal protein L10 produces MAHVAEWKKKEVEELTEVIKDYPVIALVDVAGVPAYPLSKMREKLRGKALLRVSRNTLIELAIKRATEELSNPELEKLIDYIQGGTGILATDMNPFKLYKLLEESKTPAPAKAGAVAPHDVVIPAGPTSLAPGPIVGEMQALGIPARIEKGKVSIQKDYTALKAGEIITDQMARILNALGVEPLEVGLNLLAAYEDGIVYTPEVLAIDENEYINMLQRAYTHAFNLSVNTAYPTSQTIEAIIQKAFFGAKNVAVEAGYVTPETVEEVFGRALRAVLLIAQNLPEELLDEKTKELLNAQAQMAVATASQPAEEKVEEAEEEEEEEEASEEDALAGLGALFG; encoded by the coding sequence ATGGCCCACGTAGCCGAGTGGAAGAAGAAGGAAGTTGAAGAGCTCACCGAGGTTATCAAGGACTATCCAGTGATAGCGCTCGTTGATGTGGCCGGCGTCCCAGCCTACCCGCTCAGCAAGATGCGTGAGAAGCTCCGTGGTAAAGCCCTTCTCCGCGTGAGCAGGAACACCCTCATCGAGCTTGCCATAAAGAGGGCCACGGAAGAGCTTAGCAACCCCGAACTTGAGAAGCTCATTGACTATATCCAGGGTGGGACTGGAATACTCGCCACAGATATGAACCCCTTCAAACTCTACAAGCTCCTTGAGGAGAGCAAGACCCCTGCCCCTGCCAAGGCTGGCGCGGTTGCTCCTCACGACGTCGTCATCCCGGCCGGACCGACTTCACTCGCTCCGGGTCCGATCGTCGGCGAGATGCAGGCCCTTGGAATCCCAGCAAGGATTGAGAAGGGCAAGGTAAGTATACAGAAAGATTACACTGCCCTCAAGGCCGGCGAGATCATTACCGACCAGATGGCCAGAATCCTCAACGCACTCGGTGTCGAGCCGCTGGAGGTTGGCCTCAACCTACTCGCGGCCTATGAGGATGGTATAGTTTACACTCCAGAAGTCCTTGCGATCGATGAGAACGAGTACATCAACATGCTCCAGCGGGCATATACCCACGCGTTCAACCTATCGGTCAACACAGCCTACCCGACGAGCCAGACCATTGAGGCCATCATCCAGAAGGCCTTCTTTGGAGCGAAGAACGTTGCCGTCGAGGCTGGTTACGTCACACCTGAGACCGTCGAGGAGGTCTTTGGCAGGGCGCTCCGTGCCGTCCTGCTCATAGCACAGAACCTGCCTGAGGAGCTGCTTGACGAGAAGACCAAAGAGCTTTTAAACGCTCAGGCACAAATGGCAGTTGCCACAGCCTCTCAGCCGGCTGAAGAGAAGGTTGAGGAGGCGGAGGAAGAGGAAGAAGAGGAGGAAGCCAGCGAAGAGGACGCGCTCGCGGGGCTGGGTGCCCTCTTCGGCTGA
- the rpl12p gene encoding 50S ribosomal protein P1 produces the protein MEYVYAALLLHAAGKEITEENLKAVLEAAGVSVDEARIKALVAALDGVNIDEVIEKAAMPVAAPVAVAATPVAEAPAEAAEEEEEEEEEEKEEEALAGLGALFG, from the coding sequence ATGGAGTATGTGTATGCCGCTCTGCTGCTCCACGCTGCTGGTAAGGAGATAACCGAAGAGAACCTTAAGGCCGTTCTTGAGGCCGCTGGTGTTAGCGTCGACGAAGCAAGGATTAAGGCCCTCGTTGCAGCCCTTGATGGCGTCAACATCGACGAGGTCATTGAGAAGGCCGCTATGCCGGTTGCCGCCCCGGTTGCCGTTGCAGCCACTCCGGTTGCCGAGGCCCCGGCTGAGGCTGCTGAGGAAGAGGAGGAAGAAGAGGAAGAGGAGAAGGAAGAGGAGGCTCTCGCCGGTCTCGGCGCCCTCTTCGGCTGA